In Deinococcus psychrotolerans, a genomic segment contains:
- a CDS encoding superoxide dismutase, which translates to MKNTMMFGMGVLLLSSCSMMGMGAGSKDSTMTKDGAAMKDNSMADSSMAVKTPVVNQNTASYVLNRQPAATNIAPMGNVAVTMNGDTVMTTTKLTGMAPETYYVAHYHEQGTVPSTDPCASNGPAILPSMMVGLSDKGGNVILMGSVAKSAIMKATYYNVHTAKNAAGEPADPGVACSAVKM; encoded by the coding sequence ATGAAAAATACTATGATGTTCGGGATGGGCGTGTTGCTGCTGAGTTCTTGCTCGATGATGGGAATGGGCGCTGGCTCGAAAGACAGCACCATGACCAAAGACGGAGCCGCCATGAAAGACAACTCCATGGCCGATAGCAGCATGGCTGTAAAAACCCCAGTGGTGAATCAAAACACCGCCTCCTACGTCCTTAACCGTCAACCGGCGGCCACCAATATTGCGCCGATGGGCAACGTGGCCGTCACGATGAACGGCGACACGGTGATGACCACCACCAAGCTGACCGGCATGGCACCTGAAACCTATTACGTGGCGCACTACCACGAACAAGGTACCGTCCCCTCGACTGATCCATGCGCCAGCAACGGCCCAGCGATTTTGCCGAGCATGATGGTCGGCCTCAGCGACAAAGGCGGCAACGTCATCTTGATGGGTAGCGTCGCCAAGAGTGCCATCATGAAGGCCACCTACTACAACGTTCACACGGCCAAGAACGCTGCTGGTGAGCCTGCTGACCCAGGCGTAGCTTGCAGCGCTGTCAAGATGTAA
- a CDS encoding SDR family NAD(P)-dependent oxidoreductase, with product MKPVSDTRRSTKLNAKPRKRRSGLGGTLLISAAALIAARRLFVAPFSLAGKSVLISGGSRGLGLALGRELLRYGSNLTLLARDEAELRRAESDLQARAAALRQISGQTSQVQIVVGDVTQQADLERAVEAAISTYGQLDVVANVAGIIQSGPLDNVTEQEFRDSMEVNAFAPLRLTRTALPYLRASGGRVLIVASIAGKAAVPHLSSYSVSKFAAVGLGQALRAELAQDGVLVTTVCPGLMRTGSPRHAQIKGQHRREYALFATLDNLPLISLDADKAAQRTVQALIRGEAEVMIGGPAKLLRVFQSFAPQLSADVLTLLNRFLPGPASSDVALRGQQAETPLTRANPIKRKAEQSLNES from the coding sequence ATGAAGCCGGTGTCAGATACGCGCAGATCAACCAAACTCAATGCCAAGCCCCGCAAGCGCCGCTCCGGCCTCGGCGGCACACTGCTCATCAGCGCCGCCGCTTTGATCGCCGCCCGGCGCTTGTTTGTCGCGCCGTTTTCGCTCGCCGGAAAATCCGTGCTGATCAGCGGCGGCTCACGGGGACTGGGCTTGGCGTTGGGGCGCGAACTGCTGCGCTACGGCTCAAACCTGACCTTGCTGGCCCGTGACGAAGCCGAACTGCGCCGCGCCGAAAGCGACTTACAGGCCAGAGCCGCTGCGCTGCGGCAAATCAGCGGCCAAACGTCCCAAGTGCAGATCGTGGTGGGCGACGTAACCCAGCAAGCCGACTTGGAGCGGGCGGTTGAGGCGGCAATCAGCACCTACGGGCAACTGGACGTGGTGGCCAACGTCGCGGGCATCATCCAAAGCGGGCCGCTGGACAATGTGACGGAGCAGGAGTTCAGGGACAGCATGGAAGTCAACGCCTTTGCGCCGCTGCGCCTGACGCGCACCGCTTTGCCGTATTTGCGGGCCAGCGGCGGGCGGGTGCTGATCGTGGCGTCCATTGCGGGCAAGGCCGCCGTGCCGCACCTGAGCAGCTACAGCGTCAGCAAGTTTGCGGCGGTGGGTCTGGGTCAGGCTCTACGGGCCGAACTCGCTCAAGACGGCGTGCTGGTGACCACCGTTTGTCCGGGTCTGATGCGGACGGGCAGCCCCAGACACGCTCAGATCAAGGGGCAGCACCGCCGAGAATACGCTTTATTTGCCACGCTAGATAATCTGCCACTGATCTCGCTGGACGCGGACAAAGCCGCCCAGCGCACCGTGCAGGCCCTGATTCGCGGCGAGGCTGAAGTAATGATCGGCGGCCCTGCCAAACTGCTTAGGGTGTTTCAGTCGTTCGCGCCGCAGCTCAGCGCCGATGTACTGACGCTGCTCAACCGCTTCTTACCGGGGCCAGCCAGCAGCGACGTGGCCCTGAGAGGACAGCAGGCCGAAACGCCGCTGACCCGCGCCAATCCAATTAAGCGGAAAGCGGAGCAGTCGCTCAACGAAAGCTGA
- the folB gene encoding dihydroneopterin aldolase gives MSEFSVRQHSRSKVVLKGLAFHGRHGVYQEEAVFGARFVVDAELLYDFSGISDDLTQAVNYAAAYDLIASIVTGERWQLLEALSGRLASALLADFPQLSAVTVRVHKPHAPLPGVFEDVYAELHLSRAEP, from the coding sequence ATGAGCGAGTTTTCAGTCAGGCAACATTCGAGAAGCAAAGTCGTGCTCAAAGGTCTGGCCTTTCACGGACGACACGGTGTTTATCAGGAAGAAGCGGTGTTTGGAGCGCGGTTCGTGGTGGACGCCGAACTGCTCTATGATTTCTCAGGTATCAGCGACGATCTGACTCAGGCCGTCAACTACGCCGCCGCCTACGACCTGATCGCTTCCATCGTCACTGGGGAGCGCTGGCAACTTCTAGAGGCCTTGTCGGGGCGCTTGGCATCGGCTCTGCTGGCCGACTTTCCCCAGCTCAGCGCCGTGACGGTGCGCGTCCACAAGCCCCACGCGCCGCTGCCGGGAGTTTTTGAAGACGTCTACGCCGAGTTGCACCTGAGCCGAGCTGAGCCGTGA
- a CDS encoding polyprenyl synthetase family protein, translating to MRSDLLNLILGLLPSTDSDRTHSHPELAQFYAMLRDYPQRGGKGLRSELLLLSAKAHGAREDTPQWQSALWLGAVLELFQNWVLIHDDIEDDSEERRGRPALHRLHGVPLALNAGDALHAYMWAAVQQAGVPEAYEEVLTMIHRTAEGQHLDLAWVAHHEWQLTEADYLEMVRLKTAYYTVVIPLRLGALAAGQLPDPAFTPAGEALGAAFQIRDDVLNLQEDEGSYGKEIGGDLLEGKRTLIVLHWLSSASAAQQAFFLNQMALPRTDKDPVQMDQLLDWIRESGSLNYAQQFALEQGRRGLNLLKEALGRTADQTAAAQIIDLVQSYVTRQA from the coding sequence ATGCGCTCCGATCTGCTTAACCTTATCCTCGGTTTGCTGCCCAGCACCGATTCAGACCGTACCCATTCGCATCCAGAGCTCGCTCAGTTTTACGCTATGCTGCGCGACTACCCCCAGCGCGGCGGCAAAGGCCTCCGCAGCGAACTGCTGCTGCTGAGCGCCAAAGCGCATGGAGCGCGGGAAGACACGCCGCAGTGGCAAAGCGCCTTGTGGCTCGGCGCAGTGCTGGAACTGTTTCAAAATTGGGTGCTGATTCACGACGACATTGAAGACGACAGCGAAGAGCGCCGTGGGCGGCCAGCGCTGCACCGCCTCCACGGCGTACCCCTGGCCTTGAACGCGGGCGACGCCCTGCACGCTTACATGTGGGCCGCTGTGCAGCAGGCGGGCGTGCCAGAGGCTTACGAGGAAGTCCTGACCATGATTCACCGCACGGCTGAGGGCCAGCACCTTGATTTGGCTTGGGTAGCCCATCACGAATGGCAACTCACCGAGGCTGATTACCTGGAGATGGTGCGCCTCAAAACCGCTTATTACACGGTGGTCATTCCGCTGCGGTTAGGAGCCTTGGCCGCTGGACAACTCCCCGACCCCGCCTTTACGCCCGCTGGGGAAGCGTTGGGCGCGGCCTTCCAAATCAGAGACGACGTGCTGAATTTGCAGGAAGACGAAGGCAGCTACGGCAAAGAAATCGGCGGCGACCTCCTCGAAGGCAAGCGCACCTTGATCGTATTGCATTGGCTCTCCAGCGCATCCGCCGCACAACAGGCGTTCTTCCTGAATCAAATGGCGCTCCCCAGAACAGACAAAGACCCGGTGCAAATGGATCAGTTGCTGGATTGGATTCGGGAAAGCGGCAGCTTGAATTACGCGCAGCAGTTTGCCCTTGAGCAAGGCCGCAGGGGACTCAACTTGCTCAAAGAAGCGCTGGGCAGAACAGCAGATCAAACCGCCGCCGCACAGATCATCGATCTGGTTCAGAGTTATGTCACGCGGCAGGCTTAA
- the folP gene encoding dihydropteroate synthase has translation MFELHFGFAVPGALRHDHGYTLRWPSCAVMGIVNVTPDSFSDGGRGAEAALTHAKQLLQDQALILDIGGESTRPGAEPVDAATELDRVLPVIRGLRGSSAVISIDTLKPEVADAALRAGAHLVNDVSGLRDPQMQVVCAQHAAPACLMHMQGQPQTMQLAAHYEDVVAEVFGFLRSQAEQAKAAGVPSLLLDPGIGFGKTLTHNLTLLRHLSELTAGESPVLVGGSRKRFLGTLSGEPHAAASTRDAASLALHLHAARHGSALVRVHDVRSHVLALRVQSALESA, from the coding sequence ATGTTTGAACTTCACTTCGGCTTTGCGGTGCCCGGAGCGCTGCGCCACGACCACGGCTACACCTTGCGCTGGCCCTCCTGCGCCGTCATGGGCATCGTCAACGTTACGCCCGACTCGTTCTCGGACGGTGGGCGCGGCGCGGAGGCGGCCCTCACTCACGCCAAGCAGCTTCTGCAAGACCAAGCCCTGATCCTTGACATCGGCGGCGAAAGCACCCGTCCCGGTGCCGAGCCGGTGGACGCCGCCACCGAGCTTGACCGGGTGCTGCCGGTCATTCGCGGACTGAGAGGCAGCTCAGCCGTCATCAGCATAGATACCCTCAAGCCGGAAGTCGCCGACGCCGCGCTGAGGGCTGGGGCGCACCTCGTCAACGACGTGTCGGGGCTGCGGGACCCGCAGATGCAGGTGGTCTGCGCCCAGCACGCCGCTCCCGCCTGCTTGATGCATATGCAGGGCCAGCCGCAGACCATGCAGCTTGCTGCACATTACGAAGACGTGGTGGCCGAAGTTTTCGGCTTTCTACGCTCCCAGGCCGAGCAGGCCAAAGCGGCGGGTGTGCCGAGTTTGCTGCTTGATCCGGGCATCGGCTTCGGCAAAACCTTAACGCACAACCTCACTTTGCTGCGCCACTTATCTGAGCTGACGGCGGGGGAAAGTCCGGTGTTGGTGGGCGGCAGCCGCAAGCGCTTTCTGGGCACGCTGTCGGGTGAACCGCACGCGGCGGCCTCCACCCGTGACGCGGCCAGTCTGGCGCTGCACCTGCACGCTGCCCGGCACGGCTCGGCGCTGGTGCGCGTTCACGATGTGCGCTCACATGTTTTGGCGCTGCGGGTGCAGTCCGCTCTGGAGAGTGCATAA
- a CDS encoding histidine triad nucleotide-binding protein, with protein sequence MTNAPTLFERIIARDIPAEIVYEDGDYIVIKDIAPKAPIHLLVIPKKFSARIDDVTDEAEMGRLWLTASRVARQQLGDYRLVINAGKGGGQEVFHTHIHILGGWEGGHSVGFGE encoded by the coding sequence ATGACCAACGCGCCCACGCTGTTTGAACGCATCATCGCCCGCGACATTCCCGCCGAGATCGTTTACGAAGACGGGGACTACATCGTTATCAAAGACATTGCCCCCAAAGCGCCGATACATCTGCTGGTCATTCCCAAAAAATTCAGCGCCCGAATTGACGACGTCACAGACGAAGCCGAGATGGGCCGCTTATGGCTGACCGCCAGCCGGGTCGCTCGCCAGCAGCTCGGCGATTACCGTTTGGTCATCAACGCCGGAAAAGGCGGCGGGCAAGAAGTCTTTCACACCCACATTCATATTCTGGGCGGCTGGGAAGGCGGGCATTCGGTGGGCTTCGGCGAGTAG
- a CDS encoding aldehyde dehydrogenase family protein codes for MTLILSPWNYPINLSLTPLIGALAAGDTAILKSSKKAPTTVRALSELSASTFPPSPVSMVESGPDMAEALLELPFNHIFFTGSLAIGRKVLSAATQTPTSTTLKRGGKSPALVGESADLKLAAKRIV; via the coding sequence GTGACCCTGATTTTGAGCCCGTGGAATTATCCAATCAATCTCAGTCTCACGCCGCTAATCGGAGCGCTGGCAGCGGGCGATACGGCCATCCTTAAGTCCAGCAAGAAAGCGCCTACTACCGTCAGAGCGCTGAGCGAACTGAGTGCCTCGACCTTCCCACCGAGCCCGGTCAGCATGGTAGAGAGCGGCCCAGACATGGCCGAGGCGCTTCTAGAACTGCCATTCAATCATATTTTCTTCACTGGCAGTCTGGCTATCGGGCGCAAAGTGCTGAGCGCCGCCACACAGACACCGACTAGCACTACTCTCAAACGCGGCGGCAAATCGCCTGCGCTCGTCGGTGAGAGTGCTGATCTCAAATTGGCCGCCAAGCGCATTGTTTAG